The following proteins are encoded in a genomic region of Takifugu rubripes chromosome 9, fTakRub1.2, whole genome shotgun sequence:
- the tmem170a gene encoding transmembrane protein 170A, whose protein sequence is MQDRYNDIGFVQQILGLNLVPRKNGTFRGNDTSLSDFSEMWYGVFLWAVVSSLVFHLPAALLALATLRQHKIARFMPIAIFLMGIVGPLCGGVLTSAAIAGVYKAAGKRMISLEALVFGVGQSFCVLVISFLRVLATL, encoded by the exons ATGCAGGACAGATACAACGACATCGGATTTGTCCAGCAAATTCTCGGTTTGAACCTGGTGCCAAGGAAAAATGGCACATTCCGAGGAAACGACACGTCTCTCAGTGATTTCTCAG AGATGTGGTATGGCGTGTTCCTCTGGGCCGTGGTCTCCTCCCTGGTCTTCCACCTGCCTGCAGCTCTTCTGGCCCTCGCCACACTGCGCCAGCACAAGATAGCCCGCTTCATGCCCATTGCCATTTTCCTAATGGGCATTGTGGGGCCGCTCTGTGGGGGAGTCCTCACCA GTGCTGCCATCGCAGGAGTGTACAAGGCTGCAGGGAAGAGGATGATATCCTTGGAGGCTCTTGTTTTTGGAGTGGGACAGTCCTTTTGTGTTCTTGTCATCTCCTTCCTCAGGGTTCTTGCTACACTTTAG